The genomic stretch aatcaatgtcatttgaattttgaattacattaaactttaaatcaattgaataagaagttgaattaatttgaagtcatacatcacatttacatttgcctgttgttctcattttgaatgagacttaaTATTTCAGCCTCGTGCAATTCCatgcgccaccatttaattcgaacgcctttacttcagactttggactttggtacttcaaggcatggaggtattataagaactggagaaagtgaacaagtcccgcccccattcatttcaatgggaatgctaggctagtgaaaagtgccaaaattgaacgattttttcaggcttcaacatggcgtttcaagaggcttgtttccggtgccgttttacttagccaattaagtgccaggttactgactgacgtaaggtacagaacgagagctcgtgcccacactaagctcgtgcatgagctgagagtggaacagccaccaatcagcatgaggaaaacgcagggaaaacggcaccggacatgatgtatttctggaaaatggcgacgaggaagtgccctgctaatcggcgaagctaatagccgtgttcaagttcaactccaaatgaccttttgcagcaacgagagctgccggtggcagcaggggcggggatgcaaacgctgctatgaagttgtacactctctacttcccgtagtgtagacttggctagacttgaccatgtgacgaatcacgaggcacggacccgcacggactcttgtggatatggggaggcatctaaacacctgcacacacgtcagggatgtaaaagccaattagggcaaagacctgacgtcatgaaggcagggtctaggctccgctgctctccgcagtacctccagaccggctgctcttttgcggagcagccgcctggccacgccttgctcccgcgataagttgaggccatgtgataccgactgccgagtcgaaaacacgcccatctagaccatcgtggacagatttttaaccacgtgcatcttgtgctgcgcagtttttgtgctgcgcagccaacttgaacgcgcctaatccagggggtcaggatttgactgattagcttcgccgattagcagggcacttcctcgtcgccattttccagaaatacatcatgtccggtgccgttttccctgcgttttcctcatgccgattggtggctgttccactctcagctcatgcacgagcttagtgtgggcacgagctctcgttctgtaccttacgtcagtcagtaacctggcacttaattggctaagtaaaacggcaccggaaacaagcctcttgaaacgccatgttgaagcctgaaaaaatcgttcaattttggcacatttcactagcctagcattcccattgaaatgaatgggggcgggacttgttcactttctccagttcttataatacctccatggcctaatcagtcaaatcctgaccccctgcttcaaggttgtactgtcacctgtcaatcatgctatgtcccccgccccccgcccatccactgaatctgagtcgatttatcagttctttagtaatagtttcccccacttcatcaccatcaccagagccttcgtccttcgtctgacgctgggtttccacagagcatgtcaccatgcgagatcttctactgtctttgcgcgaaatacgcctgctaaaatttcacccagggggtgttgttgtcacacacctagcgtttcggctcagtggtcaacaggttagcttagtggttagtggttagcttagtgtttagttagctagacagtccagtgcttcagattacattcaggggtttatttagcccaagtatgttcaagtggcatacacacaaaaatccgtttgaatgttttcatgttgacaacaactcataatctacagaaacaccacagttcatatcagcgtgctaactagtcgcctagcttgctgtgttttcaattggttataatgggtcaacaagctaacaagctaacaagctaacaagctaaccttcaatgatagtgtgtcctgaacacatttgtttagcatataaacaataaaacgtatcaaaataagccattaaaagtggtcaagaaacctttattcacatttaatatttccagttacgacccccggagccaccgccattgatttgtttttttttgttactcccacctctgtgtacagtgtacaacgtggtgataatttcgcccggagtgagtgagtcttacaagacctgataaatcaactcagattcagtggatgggcggggggcgggggacatagcatgattgacaggtgacaatACAACCTTGAattaccaaagtccaaagtttgaagtaaaggcgttcgaattaaatggtggcgcacggaattgcatgaggctgaaattttaagtctcattcaaaatgagaacaacagggaaatgtaaatgtgatgtatgacttcaaattaattcaacttcttattcaattgatttaaagtttaatgtaattcaaaattcaaatgacattgatttaaactttaaattagattacatttaataatcgttgatatatttaaatttgatacttggtgatatgacttacatgacattttactttgtaatttactttatatttaattattgttactttgacccttcatatGTGTTTACCGCCACCTTACTGCAatttaacagacacacacacataacctgtGTGAGGGCAGCTGGTTCAAGCCTGACTCCTCCTAAAGAGGTGTTCTTGAGCAAGAAACTGAAGCCCAGACTGCTCCTGTTGTGCAAGTTGGTGCCTCGCATGGCAGAAAGACGCcaccatgtctctgtgtgtgtgtgtgtgtgtgtgtgtgtacacacacacacactctctctctctctctctctctctctctctctctctctcacacacacacacacacacacacacacacacacacacacctgtgtgctcATGAGTTGGTCCCAGGACTTTCCAGGCCCAAATTGGCCTCAGCAGTCACCTTTGAACCCAGCAGTAGCCCCAGACCCCCTGATGACCAAGTGGAGGAAGAACACAGGTGTACACTGTGTGTAACACAGGAGGAAGTGGGACAGGTCAGTGTATAGGGTAGGTGTGGGACAGGAGTATAGGGTAGGTGTGGGGCAGGTGTGTTGGGCAGGTGTATAGGGTAGGTGTGGGGCAGGTATATAGGGTAGGTGTGGGGCAGGTGTATAGGGCAGGTGTGGGGCAGGTGTATAGGGCAGGTGTGGGGCAGGTGTATAGGGTAGGTGTGGGGCAGGTGTATAGGGCAGGTGTGGGGCAGGTGTATAGGGTAGGTGTGGGGCAGGTATATAGGGTAGGTGTGGGGCAGGTGTATACGGTAGGTGTGGGGCAGGTGTATACGGTAGGTGTGGGGCAGGTATATAGGGTAGGTGTGGGGCAGGTGTGGGGCAGGTATATAGGGTAGGTGTGGGGCAGGTGTATAGGGCAGGTGTGGGGCAGGTGTATAGGGCAGGTGTGGGGCAGGTGTATAGGGTAGGTGTGGGGCAGGTGTATAGGGTAGGTGTGGGGCAGGTATATAGGGTAGGTGTGGGGCAGGTGTATACGGTAGGTGTGGGGCAGGTGTATACGGTAGGTGTGGGGCAGGTGTATAGGGCAGGTGTGGGGCAGGTGTATAGGGTAGGTGTGGGGCAGGTCAGGGTGACCTGTGGTCAGTAAGTGCAGTACATAGGAGAAGATCCAGACTGGCACCGAGGAGGACCTCATATTTGTACTGGTCACACcctcaataccccccccccccccacacacacacacacacacacacacacacacatggacaccacagacacacacgttcacacacaggGATACCACACACATGGtatgcatatgcacaaacacacacacgcacatacacagcatGGAtaccacacggacacacatgactacaaacacacatacacacagagagacacacacacacacacacggcatggaCACCCTCATacccacccgcacacacattcacccacccacacacacacacacacacacacacacacacgtccacccgcacccgcacacacacacacacacacacacacacacacacacgtccacccgcacccgcacacacacacacacacacacactcctggcccAGAGGTGGGAACGCCACAGGGCTGTGTGATGTCTCTGCACATGATAAGGAACACATTACTGTACACTGCAGAGAGGAAAGACACCGCAGTCAGCAtagacgtgtacacacacacacacacacacacacacataaatacacagagAACAGTATGATGCATACCTTTCACGATATGCGAATAAGGTTTCAGCATAGCGGTCAGCTGTGCACCTTCCCATGAAATGATTCATTCGGATGTCTAGCTCATGCCATCGTGAGGCTAccgcgcaggtgtgtgtgtatgtgtgtgtgtgtgtataaaagccTTGGCCGAGAGAGAGCAGTTACAGACAAAAAACATGAAGCTGTTGGTTGTGTTTACTGCACTGGTTGCCTGTGGTGagtaatctgtctgtctgtctgtgttttgtctgcctgtctgtctgtctgtctgtctgtgtgtctgtctggctgcctgcctggctgcctatctgtctgaatgtgtgtctgcctaggtgtctgtctgtctgtctgcatgcctgcattattgattgactgattgattgattgtctgtctgtttgattgattacttgcctgtctgtctgtctgcctgtatgtctatctgtctgtctgcctgtatgtctatctgtctgtctgtctgattgattgattgattgtctgtttgtctgcttgATTGATagcttgcctgtctgtctgtctgtctgtctgtctgtctgtctgtcagtctgcctGTCAGTCTGCCTGtcagtctgcctgtctgtcagtctgtctgtcttggtTTTGGTTAATACTCATTCAGAAGGCTGAAACAAGTCAAGCTTTAAGTTATGTGTCTGAATTATGCCTTTTAAACACCATGTGACTAGAGCAATGCATGAAACAAGAGACAGTGGTAGACACAGTGATAGTGTTGTTTTATGAACCTgtgaatgtattgtgtgtgtgtgtgtgtgtgtatgtgttcagccTCGGCCTACTCCTGTGGGAAGCCGGCCGTGCCCCCGACTGTGAGTCGTGTGGTGGGCGGGCAGGAGGCCACACCTAACAGCTGGCCCTGGCAGGTGAGGGACACCTTAACACACCTGAGCACACCTGAACACAGCTGAAcactgctgagcacagctgAACACATGAATTCTCCAGAACACCCCTGAGCACACCTGAGCTTAGCTGAActcacctgaacacacctgAATACACCTGAGTAGCCTACAGCTGCACTCTGCTGAGCTTAGCTGAGCACTCACCTGACCTCCCTAATGCATTAGTCTAGTTTAGCACATGGCTGTGGTCCTGTCTCTCTTCAGCACCAGAGCTAGCATAGAGTATGATAAGTGATAATATCTTATCGCTAATGCATTAGCCTAGTTTGGGAGATGACTAACCAGTCTGTCACTGCCTCAGGCCTCTCTTCAGCACCAGAGCTAGCATTGACTAAAATATAATATCTCCTCACTAATGCATTAGCCAAGTTAGTTCAACACCAGAATTAGCATAGGGCTTATATCTCATTGCTAATGCATTAGCTTAGTTTGGTACATATGGCTAACAAGTCTGTCCCTGTCTTCAGTCCAGAGAGGGTAAAAgcagagcgagaggcgcaaacgttcgaccatttccgcgttctgttttcgcaaagggaaggggggcgaaatccccctttaagcagacctagaaagtgacgttacatttgaactgaactgcttgccaatctgacagagatcgttATCTCACTATAACGTCTTTGTGACACGcttctttaagcagacaggaactgttcgaatgcTTAATgcttgcttccatagagatgcattatgttgctctatcttgtcagtaatgaaggatctttggtcaaTCTcagctacatgctacatgctaacaGGCCTGTCCCTGTCTTAGGTCAATCTCAGCTACATGCTACGTGCTAACAGGTCTGTCCCTGTCTTAGGTTAGTCTcagctacatgctacatgctacatgctaacaGGCCTGTCCCTGTCTTAGGTCAGTCTcagctacatgctacatgctaacaGGCCTGTCCCTGTCTTAGGTcaatctacagtacatgctataCGCTAACAGGTCTGTCCCCATCTTAGGTCAGTGTCCAGCACCAGATGGACGCTGTCTGGTTCCCCTCCTGTGGAGGCACTCTCATCTCCCCTGACTGGGTCCTTACTGCTGCCCACTGCATCAAGTAAGGAACTTCAACATCTGTGCTGCCCACATGGCtagctgcagagaggagaggaggccagaTAAAGCTCTATTTAGGACCTCATACGCAATAAGCATCAGGATAACTGTTACAGAACTGTTCACTAGAATGACAAATCCTTTTAGATATGCATATGTATAATAGAGGATATAAACTGCCTCACTAAAGCATCATAGTCTGCTGGTGAGGAAGAAGATTGCCCCTGCCGTTGTGTATTTCCGTTCAAAAATATGTAAATTGTATAGGTCAATATGGGACAGTGCAGTGCATAAACCTCCCAGCTACTGGAGCCTGCTGCCAACTGTGTTCTCTACTGCCCCCTGTCTGTCAGGAAGGGCTACAACTACAGAGTGCAGCTGGGCAAACACCGTCTCAGtgtggaggatgaggagggatCCATGACCGTGCAGGTGGCCAAGATGCTCGTCCACGGCAAATACGATGACCACCTCACCCGGTAAACTCACAGgaatgcgtgtgcacacacacacacacacacacacacacatgcgcacactgaCAGCTGAGGAGAAAGGTGTTTCTGTGTGAATTTATGTGTGAttaaatgtgtgtttatttctgtgtgtgtgtgtgtgtcagtaatgaCATCGCCCTGCTCTGGCTGGACCACACTATTGAGCTGTCTGATACGGTGCAGCCCGCATGTCTGCCCCCCTCCGGCTTCATCTTGCCCCACCAGGCTTCCTGCTACGTCACTGGCTGGGGACGCCTGTCCAGTGAGTCCCGCCCCCCactccagccaatcacagacagacacactcacagatggaCACGCCCATAGGAGAGAGGTTACAGACTCATATCAGAGACGAGACTTTAATGTGGTTCTGGTGGCTTACTACCTTCATTtcacaactattagccgcagcttatacattgattttacaaaatttcttcagctatgaggttaatatatgGGGGCagctaatatggttttgtttcttttaacttgcttaAAACACTGCCTTTATACTGGATTCAGACACACTTGAATCATGTGTGCTGCATTTGTCTTCATGGTTCATTAACCGTGGTCTCGGACCATGTTGGCTACTATGAACACTATACTCTATGGTCCAAGCTATATAATTGGACCAAGACCACACAGTATGGTGAAGTCctaaaccaaagatccttaaggcggagcaagatacgtcgtcgtagttcatgtctatgggcgcaaaacggggatcacttcctctgcataaagggggtgtgtcatgcgtgtcatgtccatagacttcaatggaaaagaggcggaacagctctgcataaagggggattttgcccccctccctcttgcgattcgggttccaggaagtggcttctcatgaagtatcttgctccgcccttaatgatctttgcctAAACTGACTGTGTGTCCCCTCCCGCTCCCCgtacctgcactcctctcagcCAATGGCGACGGCTCAGACTCTCTGCAGCAGGTGCTGCTTCCTGTGGTGGAGTACAACGTGTGCAAGCATCCTGACTGGTGGAGCTTCCTGATGACCGACAAGATGGTGTGCGCAGGAGGAGATGGGAAAGTCGGTTCCTGCATGGTGAGACAGTAGAACACCACAGAACACCACAGAACACCAAAGAACACCAAAGAACACCACAGAACACCAAAGAACACCAAAGAACACCACAGAATACCACagaacacaagcatacacatctTCTGTTATTATTATGGACTGTCTTGTCAGTCAACATActgaatacaaaataaaatgtatataaaATAAAGATTGACATGACCAGTCTAACTCCAAGTAATGATGCGAGtccctctgattggctgatgtgtCTCCAGGGAGATTCCGGCGGCCCCCTGAACTGTGAGAATTCCAACGGAATCTGGGAAGTGCACGGAATTGTGAGCTTCGGAGCTGCTTCCTGTAACCAGGTCCAGAGACCCTCTGTGTTTACTAGGGTCAGCGCATATGTGTCCTGGATCGACAGTGtaagcatgaacacacacacacacacacacacacacacacacacacacacacacacacacacacacacacacacacacacacacacacacacacacacacacacacacacacacacacacacacacacacacacacacacacacacacacaccagggtcaTCACATATGTGTCCTGGATCAACAGTGTAAAGGCTCTGGCACGgtcctccgtctgcgtcacgcgcacgcggcactggtgagcgcgtgacgagaataaccgaagtatccccacgtctttatgtggtcggatagagagtccagaatgaatttaatcgagtcagtacctttccggaaatgttagtaaagtgttgttgaagcgttgcgctgctgccgccgcgacatttccggaaggtactgactcgattaaattcattctggactctctatccgaccacataaagacgtggggatacttcggtttggctttagggaccctctactcactaccacgtaagtgtagtgttgtttggaacagtagaagaggtataaaaatagcgttttgtagtggcgaaaggacctgccccggtcacttccaggctaacgagttttggctaaaaacggtgaactcgaactttctcaaaatacatccgaatgacatgattttggtgtcaactcaacgtatgtactcccaatagtccgaaaaattgatctaaagtgcatttcactccggattatccctttaaaacgcagcaaacagagacagaagaacacttaaactggcgtttcctacacgctaacgttgttatatggagacaaaacattagtctttgagtattttaatagtaagttgtaaacaaagacctcctatgtaatccaagttgtgtaaatggactgaagttcgctctaaatatgaagggttcagatgcaaaagcctctaaatccgtctgaccacttttctttttttttttttaaaggttattttttgggctttttatgcctttaattggacaggacagtagagagaatgacaggaagcgagtgggagagagagctggggtgggatccggaaaggaccacggggcgggaatcgaacccgggtcgccggcgtgcggtgcaggtgccccagccagttgcgccacggctggggcctgaccactttt from Sardina pilchardus chromosome 7, fSarPil1.1, whole genome shotgun sequence encodes the following:
- the LOC134088243 gene encoding chymotrypsin-C-like, whose product is VVSLVFTSAYSCGKPAVPPTVSRVVGGQEATPNSWPWQVSVQHQMDAVWFPSCGGTLISPDWVLTAAHCIKKGYNYRVQLGKHRLSVEDEEGSMTVQVAKMLVHGKYDDHLTRNDIALLWLDHTIELSDTVQPACLPPSGFILPHQASCYVTGWGRLSTNGDGSDSLQQVLLPVVEYNVCKHPDWWSFLMTDKMVCAGGDGKVGSCMGDSGGPLNCENSNGIWEVHGIVSFGAASCNQVQRPSVFTRVSAYVSWIDSILMQYG